In Castor canadensis chromosome 11, mCasCan1.hap1v2, whole genome shotgun sequence, a single genomic region encodes these proteins:
- the Slfn14 gene encoding protein SLFN14: MESLQPATEMPFAEIIVPVGRITFGEESRKKMTNSYLKRNENLNIIRAICALLNSGGGVIKAEIVDKSYSYQCHGLGQDLETSFQKLLPSGSQKYLDYMQHGHHLLIFVKSWNPDAFSLPLRICSLRSNLYLRDVTSAINLSARSALELLREKASGAQRGRSRLHPQRVPNRCIQEEEDMKVAASEFFENDKLVYKEKLNFTESTHVEFKRFTTKKVVPRIKEMLPHYVSAFANTQGGYLIIGVDDKSKEVFGCKREKVNPDLLQKEIENCIEKLPIFHFCCEKPKVNFTTKILKVYHKDALYGYVCVIRVEPFCCVVFAEAPDSWIMRDKSVTRLKAEQWVVMMLDIQSAPSSLTTDCSAHLFSSASSLQKNPAYPIKALESKSKKALQQRLFPVTQTSIQFKPESLCMKLFSNHKGLEELIKTQIHPFSQGIVIFSRSWAGDVGVRKEQNVLCDALLVAVNSPLVLYTVIVDPVWTGGLEYAKITALQLKQKLQTVGGYTGKMCVIPRLIHLTSTQCRHGELPVHYPQSYRLASGEEVEDLLQALVVVSLCSRSLLGDQLGCEFFDLLVSEQCESLSESLQETRELFIHCFPGTRKTALVIKTMEKVKDFFHCKPKEILYVCESDSLRDFVMQQTTCQAVTRKTFMQGEFPKIKHIVMDETENFCSQYGDWYMKAWSITHPKVKGTGSEDLRHRILWLFLDPFQVHHADVNGLPPPSAQFPRKTITDGIHCALEIAKIMKEEMKRIKENPPSHMSPDTLALFQEDAYEEAMCAQALPGTYETKTNLTAEQIAKYVAERCHSLFQCGYLPRDVAILCRRGEDRGRYKLELLRAMELMKTHGEVVFSQAAGVQNTHIILDSVQQFSGLQRNIVFGLNPECTQAEEFHKLCFASKAIKHLYLLYEKRIAF, encoded by the exons ATGGAGAGCCTCCAGCCTGCTACAGAAATGCCCTTTGCTGAGATCATCGTACCAGTGGGCAGAATAACttttggagaagagagcagaaagaAGATGACCAATAgctatttgaaaagaaatgagaatcTGAACATCATCCGAGCCATCTGTGCACTGCTAAATTCTGGAGGGGGTGTGATCAAAGCAGAGATTGTTGATAAAAGCTACAGTTACCAATGCCATGGGCTGGGACAGGATTTGGAaacttcctttcaaaagctcctTCCTTCAGGTTCCCAGAAGTACCTTGACTACATGCAGCATGGTCACCATCTCCTGATTTTTGTGAAGTCATGGAACCCTGATGCTTTTAGCCTCCCACTTAGGATTTGCAGCTTGCGCTCCAATTTATATCTGAGAGATGTGACCTCTGCTATCAATTTGAGTGCCAGAAGTGCCCTGGAGCTTCTCAGAGAGAAGGCATCTGGAGCCCAAAGAGGTAGATCAAGGTTGCATCCTCAAAGAGTTCCCAACAGATGCATTCAGGAAGAGGAAGATATGAAGGTGGCTGCCTCAGAATTTTTTGAAAATGATAAACTCGTGTATAAGGAGAAGCTCAACTTTACAGAGTCAACACATGTTGAGTTTAAAAGGTTCACCACTAAAAAGGTTGTCCCTCGGATTAAAGAAATGCTGCCTCATTATGTTTCTGCATTTGCCAACACTCAAGGGGGATACTTAATTATTGGGGTTGATGATAAGAGTAAAGAAGTGTttggatgtaagagagaaaaagtgaaCCCTGACTtactacaaaaagaaatagaaaactgcaTAGAAAAGTTACCTATATTCCACTTCTGTTGTGAGAAGCCCAAGGTGAATTTCACTACCAAAATCTTGAAGGTGTACCACAAAGATGCCCTGTATGGTTATGTCTGTGTGATTCGAGTAGAACCCTTCTGTTGTGTAGTATTTGCAGAGGCTCCGGATTCCTGGATCATGAGGGACAAGTCTGTCACAAGGCTGAAAGCTGAGCAGTGGGTGGTCATGATGCTGGATATTCAGTCAG CCCCTTCCAGTTTGACCACAGACTGCAGTGCTCATTTGTTTTCATCAGCTTCGTCCctacaaaaaaacccagcatatCCCATAAAAGCCCTGGAATCTAAATCTAAGAAGGCTCTGCAACAACGTTTGTTTCCAG TGACACAGACCTCGATACAATTTAAACCAGAATCCCTCTGTATGAAGCTATTCTCCAATCATAAAGGActagaggaactaataaagaCACAGATACATCCTTTTTCTCAGGGGATCGTGATATTTTCTAGAAGCTGGGCTGGTGATGTTGGTGTAAGGAAAGAGCAGAACGTCCTGTGTGATGCTCTCCTGGTAGCAGTCAACAGCCCCCTGGTTCTCTATACAGTCATAGTAGACCCTGTTTGGACTGGAGGGCTTGAATATGCCAAGATCACTGCTCTTCAATTAAAGCAGAAGCTGCAAACTGTCGGTGGCTACACTGGGAAAATGTGTGTCATTCCAAGGCTGATCCACTTGACCAGCACACAGTGTAGACATGGTGAACTCCCTGTACACTACCCCCAATCCTACAGGCTGGCCAGTGGAGAAGAAGTGGAGGACTTGTTGCAGGCCCTTGTGGTCGTCTCACTGTGCTCTAGGTCTCTTCTGGGTGACCAGCTGGGATGTGAATTTTTCGACTTGCTTGTATCAGAGCAGTGCGAGTCACTTTCTGAAAGCCTTCAGGAAACCCGAGAATTATTCATTCATTGCTTTCCAGGAACCAGAAAGACAGCCCTCGTCATAAAGACCATGGAGAAAGTAAAGGACTTCTTCCACTGCAAACCAAAAGAGATCCTCTATGTTTGTGAAAGTGACTCCCTAAGGGATTTTGTGAT GCAACAAACCACCTGCCAAGCTGTAACCCGGAAAACCTTCATGCAAGGGGAGTTCCCAAAGATTAAGCACATAGTGATGGATGAAACTGAGAATTTCTGCAGTCAATACGGCGATTGGTACATGAAGGCCTGGAGCATCACCCACCCAAAGGTGAAGGGGACTGGAAGTGAAGACCTTCGCCACAGAATCCTCTGGCTTTTTCTGGATCCTTTCCAAGTCCATCATGCAGATGTCAATGGCCTCCCCCCTCCTTCTGCTCAGTTTCCTCGGAAAACAATCACTGATGGGATCCATTGTGCTCTGGAGATAGCCAAGatcatgaaagaagaaatgaaaaggatcAAAGAAAACCCTCCTTCCCATATGTCTCCAGACACATTGGCATTGTTCCAGGAGGATGCCTATGAGGAAGCAATGTGTGCTCAGGCTCTGCCTGGAACGTATGAGACCAAGACCAACCTGACAGCAGAGCAAATAGCAAAATATGTGGCAGAAAGATGTCACAGCCTGTTCCAATGTGGCTACCTGCCCAGAGATGTAGCAATTCTGTGCAGGAGAGGGGAGGACAGAGGACGCTATAAGCTTGAGCTGCTAAGAGCAATGGAATTAATGAAGACTCATGGAGAGGTTGTGTTCAGCCAGGCTGCTGGTGTTCAGAACACTCACATCATTTTAGAcagtgttcagcagttttcaggcCTGCAGAGGAATATTGTGTTTGGGCTTAATCCAGAATGTACCCAAGCTGAGGAATTTCACAAGCTCTGCTTTGCCTCAAAAGCCATTAAACACCTCTACCTGCTTTATGAAAAGAGGATAGCCTTCTGA